The Metabacillus schmidteae nucleotide sequence AATGGAAAAAGCGATCATGAAGGGACTTCAGGGAGAGGAGCTGGAAACCTTCAAACTTGAATTCCTTCAAAGAGCCAAAACGATGTGGAAAGAATATGATTGTGATCATTGGGTTCAAAAACACGGATATGTCATCATAAATGTATGGAAAGACGGAATCGGTAAAAGAAAGATCACAAGAGGAAGGCCGAAAAAACTAGATTCTGATAAGTATTTACATTCTGTTCATGTAAGATTAGATGAAGATACATATCGTAAGATCACGAACCACTGCCAGGAACATCAATTGGATGTCTCTGAAGCTATTCGTGATCTTATTAAAACATTATAGGTTCAAACAAATAGGAACTTAAACATTCAATATGTTTGAACCTCCTTTTTATTTATGAAGGAATTGTGAATAAATTTAGATAAATTCCATAATTTGAAATATGCCTCTTTTCTCACATTATTTTTTGTGATACATTAATTAATGTGATTGATAATCAATCTCAACGAGAAAAAAGCTAGCCGAAACAAGGTTTTTTTTTTTGTTATACGATGATAATGATTATCATATAATCGTACATAATTTACTATTATCTAAAAGTCTAAGATTTTAATGATGATAGTATAAGGAAAAATAAGGCTTAGCCAGGTTTTTCTAATAGAATTCAACTTGGAATAATAATTGGTTTCAATTATTGTACTGAGAATAAACATGTTATGAGGGTTTTACATGAGATTATGGATGTTAGGAATTGCAGCAATTGTCCTGTCTTTTATCTCGCTATTTATCGGAGCAATTGATATCACACCGCTTGATTTACTAAATTGGGATTCAGATGAAACACAAATCTTCCTTATAAGTCGAGTACCGCGATTAATTGCAATTATATTAGCGGGGGCAGGAATGAGTATTGCCGGCTTAATTATGCAGTCTTTAAGTCGAAATAAGTTTGTATCACCAACAACTGCCGGAACATTAGATGCAGCAAAACTAGGTATTTTAATTTCAATGCTATTTTTACCAAATGTTACTTATACACAGCAGGTTATCTTTAGTTTTGCATTTGCTTTGGCAGGAACACTCGTTTTTATGCAAATATTAGATCGGGTTAAATTTAAAGATGCTATTTTCGTTCCGTTGATTGGAATTATGTATGGAAATATTTTGTCTTCCATTACGACCTTCTTTGGATATGAAGCTGATCTTTTGCAAAATATCTCTTCTTGGCTTATGGGGAGCTTTACCTTGATTATTTCCGGCCGTTATGAGCTTTTATATGTTAGTATTCCTGCTGTTATTTTAGCGTATCTTTATGCGAA carries:
- a CDS encoding ribbon-helix-helix protein, CopG family; this translates as MKELTFKSYEQFLQFNEHKAMEKAIMKGLQGEELETFKLEFLQRAKTMWKEYDCDHWVQKHGYVIINVWKDGIGKRKITRGRPKKLDSDKYLHSVHVRLDEDTYRKITNHCQEHQLDVSEAIRDLIKTL
- a CDS encoding ABC transporter permease, translated to MRLWMLGIAAIVLSFISLFIGAIDITPLDLLNWDSDETQIFLISRVPRLIAIILAGAGMSIAGLIMQSLSRNKFVSPTTAGTLDAAKLGILISMLFLPNVTYTQQVIFSFAFALAGTLVFMQILDRVKFKDAIFVPLIGIMYGNILSSITTFFGYEADLLQNISSWLMGSFTLIISGRYELLYVSIPAVILAYLYANKFTVAGMGEDFAKNLGLSYKLVLNLGLVLVAIISTTVVLTVGVIPFLGLIVPNIVSLYLGDNLRKTIPHTAVLGVVFLLICDILGRIIIHPYEIPVNVTVAVIGSAIFLTMLLRGRAYAK